One Thiocapsa sp. genomic window, TATCTGGTCATGCCCAACGAGCGCGGGCGCAATCTCGGGGCCTATGTTCAGGCGCGGCGCGGCGGTCTCAGCACGACCTTCATCCTCGACGTCTTTGTCCCGATTCTCGATGCCCTGTCGCTGCTGCATCGCCGCTCCATGGTCCATCTCGACGTCAAACCCGGCAACATCCATCTGCGGCACGGCAACCGACCCATGCTGCTCGACCTCGGCGCCGTTCACCCCTTGACGAAGGGACGCACACGCGGCGGACAGGTCATCACCTCCGGCTATTCCCCGATCGAGCAATACATGCGCGACGGTCACATCGGGCCCTGGACCGATGTCTACGCGGTCGGGGCCAGCATCCGCGCCTGCATGGAAGGACGCACGCCGCCCCCCGCACCCGAGCGTCAGAAGGAAGACACCCTGATTCCGGCCACGGTGGAGATGAAAACCCGGTATCCTTCCTCCTTGCTCAGGCTGGTCGATTGGTCGATGTCGATGGAGATCGGCGACCGTCCACAGGATGCC contains:
- a CDS encoding serine/threonine-protein kinase, whose translation is MAVARDSLPAGTLLGPYRVVKTIAQGGFSLIYLAYDEDSGEEVVIKEYMPKKIARRDSARRVMASEPQLAENLHQGRKLFFQEAKALASLKHPSIVRVLDFFLANDTGYLVMPNERGRNLGAYVQARRGGLSTTFILDVFVPILDALSLLHRRSMVHLDVKPGNIHLRHGNRPMLLDLGAVHPLTKGRTRGGQVITSGYSPIEQYMRDGHIGPWTDVYAVGASIRACMEGRTPPPAPERQKEDTLIPATVEMKTRYPSSLLRLVDWSMSMEIGDRPQDAGELLAAVLEGVGRSPEMGSGTPPSEPE